A single region of the Oceanispirochaeta sp. M1 genome encodes:
- a CDS encoding two-component regulator propeller domain-containing protein, whose protein sequence is MTKKGTGIRNIILFFFLLLTALPLSAASLIFDHITQKDGLANNSVSSIVQDHRGYLWFGTQNGLCRYDGKSFLIYEHDPFDKTSLPHNLIQTLYLDPVEPFLWIGTYEGISRFNLETNEFFNFGIYSMDDGEVLSNEVVTSIVRDGDGILWAGTLDGLNRIDLDSGEIRSYYHNDLEGGSILHNTIRSLFIDNRDRLWIGSYGGLDIYLPDEDRFGHFRADPGNPDSLQSPFVMAVTQTDDFNLWVGTWDGGVSLLDPGSGLILEHLDLEGHIYLLSPDPSGDLWIGTWGDGLYRWSSSDSSMTHYPAEPEDPYKLNHGIVYSFFRDTGGVYWIGTNGEGINKLNPLKKDFRFIHYEEERLSLPDDRIKDILIDSQNRYWVATYGNGLWRFEGDPENWTVKNWLPDEENPWTLSNANVTDVIEDSRGRIWVATLSGIDRYIPETNDFDHISLAKINTTDDEPIIYAITEDIDNTFWFGTYSLGVVHWSEDQGILDVYGYKPGDAELSNNLVFCQFLDSHNNLWIGTNQGLNLYDRETKKFKFFYHDREDRKSLSNNVVTSVFEDSGGRIWVGTSGGGVNLLNEKKTEFSYYSRKDGLFSNQVQAIQEDSQRRLWISTISGISILNLDEGTILSIDESDGIVAEQMFRSSTIDRNGLIYFGSSEGILRFNSAILYDNPHPPALWMNKMEIMGEPFDFNDALQKGETIKLNWKENFLSFEFAALDFTSPGQNQFRYKMDGLDKEWVASGTRNYAVYQNLSPGSYVFRVQGSNNDGIWSESGLAVPIYIKAPPWKQRWFIALYVLAAVMAIILTSNIRANVLLKNKLNVVESSRNNLQVLNDKLEQLAWKDGLTGLSNRRFFDLSLNNIWHLAVREKKYISLLMIDVDHFKAYNDFYGHQSGDLALKKAASLIRGVMKRDTDAVCRYGGEEFTVLLFDTDPKECISLCETLLKEVRDVRIPHEGSPLAPYLTLSIGLSVFIPGFEQLPEILVERADDALYEAKNLGRDRFVVYRGNKNKGQNS, encoded by the coding sequence ATGACAAAAAAGGGCACAGGAATCAGAAATATCATTCTCTTTTTTTTCTTACTGCTGACTGCTCTTCCTCTCTCTGCAGCTTCTCTGATTTTTGACCATATTACCCAGAAAGACGGTCTGGCAAACAATTCTGTTTCCAGTATTGTACAGGATCACAGAGGCTATCTATGGTTTGGAACTCAGAATGGATTATGCCGCTATGACGGTAAGTCCTTTCTTATCTATGAGCATGATCCTTTTGATAAAACCTCACTACCCCATAATCTTATTCAGACTCTGTACCTGGACCCTGTGGAACCTTTTCTCTGGATAGGAACATATGAGGGGATCTCCCGTTTTAATCTGGAAACAAATGAGTTCTTTAATTTCGGTATTTACAGTATGGATGATGGGGAAGTCCTTTCCAATGAGGTGGTCACCTCAATTGTCAGAGATGGTGATGGAATTCTTTGGGCAGGAACTCTGGACGGTTTGAACAGGATCGATCTTGATAGTGGTGAAATACGGTCCTACTATCATAATGATCTTGAGGGAGGATCAATCCTTCATAATACAATCCGCAGTCTCTTTATTGATAATAGGGACAGACTCTGGATCGGCAGTTATGGAGGACTTGATATCTATCTTCCAGATGAGGACCGTTTCGGGCATTTCAGAGCCGATCCGGGAAATCCTGATTCTCTTCAATCTCCATTTGTTATGGCAGTCACCCAGACCGATGATTTCAATTTATGGGTGGGAACCTGGGACGGTGGTGTCTCCCTTCTTGATCCCGGTTCCGGACTGATTCTTGAACATCTTGATCTGGAAGGACATATCTATCTATTATCTCCTGATCCTTCGGGAGATCTTTGGATCGGTACATGGGGTGATGGTCTATACCGCTGGTCTTCCTCGGACAGCTCAATGACTCATTACCCGGCAGAGCCGGAAGATCCCTATAAACTTAACCACGGCATAGTCTATTCTTTCTTCAGAGATACCGGCGGTGTGTACTGGATAGGTACAAATGGAGAGGGAATCAATAAACTGAATCCTCTAAAGAAGGACTTCCGCTTTATTCATTACGAAGAAGAGCGTCTCTCTCTACCCGATGACAGAATCAAGGATATTCTTATCGACAGTCAAAACCGCTACTGGGTAGCTACATACGGTAACGGCTTATGGCGTTTTGAAGGGGATCCGGAGAACTGGACAGTAAAGAACTGGCTTCCCGATGAAGAGAATCCCTGGACTCTGTCCAATGCCAATGTCACTGATGTTATTGAAGATTCCCGGGGGCGGATCTGGGTAGCAACTTTAAGCGGTATTGATCGCTATATTCCTGAAACTAATGACTTTGATCATATTTCTCTGGCGAAGATTAATACCACAGACGATGAGCCGATCATCTATGCCATTACCGAGGATATTGATAATACTTTCTGGTTTGGTACATATAGTCTGGGAGTTGTTCACTGGTCTGAGGACCAGGGAATCCTGGATGTTTACGGGTATAAGCCCGGAGATGCAGAGTTGAGTAATAATCTTGTTTTCTGCCAGTTTCTGGACAGTCACAATAATCTTTGGATCGGTACCAATCAAGGGCTGAATCTTTATGACCGGGAGACGAAAAAATTCAAGTTTTTTTATCATGACAGGGAAGACCGTAAAAGTCTCAGTAATAATGTGGTCACCTCTGTTTTTGAAGACAGTGGAGGTCGTATCTGGGTCGGAACCAGTGGCGGCGGAGTTAATCTTCTTAATGAGAAAAAAACGGAATTCTCCTACTATTCCCGGAAAGACGGGCTTTTTTCAAACCAGGTTCAGGCCATTCAGGAAGACTCTCAGAGGCGTCTCTGGATATCAACAATAAGCGGAATCAGTATCTTGAATCTTGATGAAGGGACCATTCTCAGTATTGATGAGAGTGATGGAATAGTGGCGGAACAGATGTTCAGAAGCTCTACCATCGATAGAAACGGCTTGATCTATTTCGGCAGTTCAGAAGGGATTCTGCGTTTCAATTCCGCGATTCTATATGATAATCCGCATCCTCCTGCACTCTGGATGAATAAAATGGAAATTATGGGTGAGCCCTTTGATTTTAACGATGCCCTTCAGAAGGGTGAGACTATCAAATTGAACTGGAAAGAGAATTTTCTGAGTTTTGAGTTTGCGGCTCTGGATTTTACATCTCCAGGGCAGAATCAGTTTCGATATAAAATGGATGGGCTGGATAAAGAATGGGTCGCCAGCGGTACTAGAAATTATGCTGTATACCAGAATCTTTCGCCGGGAAGCTATGTTTTCAGGGTACAGGGTTCAAATAATGACGGTATCTGGAGTGAAAGCGGTCTGGCAGTGCCTATCTATATCAAGGCACCCCCATGGAAACAGCGCTGGTTCATTGCATTATATGTTCTGGCAGCTGTGATGGCTATTATTCTGACTTCAAATATAAGGGCCAATGTCCTGTTGAAAAACAAACTTAATGTTGTCGAGAGCAGCCGGAATAACCTACAGGTTTTGAATGATAAACTGGAGCAGCTGGCCTGGAAGGACGGTCTGACAGGGCTTTCCAATAGAAGATTCTTTGATCTGTCTTTAAACAATATCTGGCATCTTGCTGTGAGAGAGAAGAAATATATCAGCCTTCTGATGATTGATGTGGACCATTTTAAGGCCTACAATGATTTTTATGGTCATCAGAGTGGTGACCTTGCCCTTAAAAAAGCGGCATCTCTGATACGGGGTGTTATGAAGCGTGATACTGATGCTGTCTGCCGTTATGGAGGGGAGGAATTTACGGTTCTTCTATTTGATACTGATCCGAAAGAGTGTATCAGTCTCTGTGAAACCCTTCTTAAGGAAGTAAGGGATGTCCGTATACCCCATGAGGGGTCTCCTTTGGCCCCATATCTGACACTTTCTATCGGTCTGTCAGTTTTTATTCCCGGCTTTGAACAGCTGCCGGAGATTCTGGTAGAAAGGGCGGATGATGCTCTGTATGAGGCAAAAAATCTTGGACGTGACCGCTTTGTTGTTTACAGGGGCAATAAAAATAAAGGACAGAACTCTTGA
- a CDS encoding AraC family transcriptional regulator — protein sequence MQILDVVFVYQMKEENEIQWHSRYHAHGENEFELHYFIQGNGSFLNDKTRFRLEQGTLFLTNPEIHHSIIAQDGSNPISYYAVLLKTDESDREIQRLLTIDLKSNRTYALGTNYRFFFEEIREKGLSGNRALRQSAVHQLISFLYVLSGEEDFHFSDSRNSHIEKALRIMQNNITNDLDLEEIAEKLGLSKSYFIRLFQQKMKTTPMKYFMKLKIEAAGAMLTSTDRSLLTIAQDLNFYSEFHFSRVFKQYTGSAPSVYRKQYLQLAGEHKAAAQESSSPEI from the coding sequence TTGCAAATCCTTGACGTTGTTTTCGTATATCAGATGAAAGAGGAAAATGAAATTCAGTGGCACAGCCGCTATCATGCCCACGGTGAAAATGAGTTTGAACTCCATTATTTCATTCAGGGAAACGGGAGTTTTCTTAATGATAAGACCCGCTTCAGACTGGAACAGGGAACCCTCTTTCTGACAAACCCGGAAATTCATCACTCCATCATTGCACAGGACGGCAGCAACCCTATAAGTTATTACGCTGTATTGCTGAAAACCGATGAGTCTGACAGAGAAATTCAGAGACTACTGACAATTGACCTAAAATCAAACAGAACTTATGCCCTTGGAACCAACTATCGATTTTTTTTTGAGGAAATCAGGGAAAAGGGACTCTCCGGAAACAGAGCCCTGCGGCAGTCTGCGGTACATCAGCTGATTTCATTTCTTTACGTACTCTCAGGAGAAGAGGACTTTCACTTCTCCGACAGCAGAAACAGCCATATAGAAAAAGCGCTCCGTATAATGCAGAACAATATTACAAACGATCTGGATCTGGAGGAGATAGCAGAAAAACTTGGTCTGAGTAAATCCTATTTCATCAGGCTGTTCCAGCAGAAAATGAAAACAACACCCATGAAATACTTTATGAAACTGAAGATCGAGGCGGCTGGCGCCATGCTGACAAGTACAGACCGATCTCTCCTGACCATTGCCCAGGACCTGAATTTTTACAGCGAGTTCCATTTCAGCAGAGTATTCAAACAGTATACCGGGTCAGCTCCCTCTGTTTATAGAAAACAGTATCTTCAGCTGGCGGGAGAACACAAGGCAGCGGCTCAGGAATCCTCCAGCCCCGAAATCTGA
- the xylB gene encoding xylulokinase: protein MKTIIGIDNGTQSTKVVFYEFENKKIVASASASHDLISREDGSREQKASWWIDALTSCFEQIDPEIKKTALAAGVSGQQHGFVPIDEDGNVLNDVKLWCDTSTAGECRELTHAYGSDEKLLEDTGNLILPGYTASKILWFKKAHPAEYAKMKYVLLPHDYLNYYLTGKAVMEYGDASGTALLDVRNKIWHKDLIKALDPERDLMSCLPKLIEPWDAAGTVLPEIADKFGIPRGIPVSSGGGDNMMGALGTGTTKDGVLTMSLGTSGTLYGYSDKPIVDPQGNLAAFCSSSGGWLPLLCTMNCTVATELMRDLFEYGVKEFDEMGAKAPVGAEGILTLPFFNGERTPNLPKGKGCIVGMTAGNVKKENIFRSALESAILGMKVGLDSFEKLGFEAKEIRLIGGGANSKIWRQITADVMNLPVVIPVTSEAAALGSAVQALWCLEKAEGSDTDINALIDEHVELDSAKGCTPNSENVEKYKAVYEEYSKYVNALTPLFS, encoded by the coding sequence TTGAAGACCATTATCGGAATTGACAACGGTACCCAGAGTACTAAAGTTGTTTTTTATGAATTTGAAAATAAGAAGATTGTTGCGTCTGCATCGGCTTCACATGATTTGATTTCAAGAGAAGACGGCAGCAGGGAGCAGAAAGCCTCCTGGTGGATTGATGCTCTTACTTCCTGTTTTGAACAGATTGATCCTGAAATTAAAAAAACTGCTCTGGCAGCGGGTGTCTCGGGACAGCAGCATGGTTTTGTTCCCATTGATGAGGACGGGAATGTTCTTAATGATGTTAAGCTCTGGTGTGATACTTCCACAGCCGGAGAATGCCGTGAGCTAACCCATGCCTATGGTAGTGATGAAAAACTACTGGAAGATACAGGAAACCTTATTCTTCCCGGTTACACAGCCTCAAAGATCCTCTGGTTTAAAAAGGCTCACCCCGCAGAATATGCAAAGATGAAATATGTTCTGCTGCCCCATGATTATCTGAATTACTACCTCACAGGAAAAGCTGTGATGGAATACGGCGATGCTTCAGGAACAGCTCTCCTCGATGTACGCAATAAAATCTGGCATAAGGATCTGATAAAAGCTCTTGATCCTGAAAGAGACCTGATGAGCTGTCTTCCAAAACTGATTGAACCTTGGGACGCCGCCGGTACCGTTCTTCCTGAGATAGCAGATAAGTTTGGTATTCCCCGGGGAATCCCTGTTTCTTCCGGAGGAGGAGACAATATGATGGGTGCACTGGGAACTGGTACTACAAAAGACGGTGTACTGACCATGAGTCTGGGAACAAGCGGTACTCTTTACGGCTACTCAGATAAACCCATAGTGGATCCCCAAGGAAACCTGGCTGCATTCTGCTCCAGTTCCGGTGGATGGCTGCCTCTTCTCTGTACCATGAACTGTACTGTTGCAACAGAACTGATGAGAGATCTGTTTGAATATGGTGTGAAGGAATTTGATGAGATGGGAGCAAAGGCTCCTGTAGGTGCCGAAGGTATTCTGACACTTCCCTTCTTTAATGGTGAGAGAACACCCAACCTTCCGAAGGGGAAGGGCTGTATAGTCGGTATGACCGCTGGTAATGTGAAGAAGGAAAACATTTTCCGCTCTGCACTGGAATCTGCCATTCTGGGTATGAAAGTAGGTCTCGATTCATTTGAAAAATTAGGATTTGAAGCAAAGGAAATCAGACTTATCGGTGGTGGTGCCAACTCTAAGATATGGCGTCAGATCACAGCAGATGTAATGAACCTTCCCGTAGTAATCCCCGTAACCTCGGAGGCCGCAGCCCTGGGTAGTGCTGTTCAGGCTCTTTGGTGTCTGGAAAAGGCTGAAGGTTCGGATACGGATATCAATGCACTCATTGATGAGCATGTTGAACTGGATTCAGCTAAGGGATGCACTCCCAATTCTGAAAATGTTGAAAAATACAAAGCGGTTTATGAAGAGTACAGCAAATATGTGAATGCTCTGACACCGCTGTTTTCTTAA
- the proC gene encoding pyrroline-5-carboxylate reductase, which translates to MNVGFIGSGNMATAIVGGLLNTGMVRGGEVFVSDASAKALERISARFEGINTSTDNLENIAELDYLFLAVKPHIYEPVIRQIREKVLEKTVVITIAAGKSRAQVLGLFEREIKLVRTMPNTPALVGEGMTAVCPTDNLSSQEVESVLSLLGAYGKAELLEERLFDGYTAMCGSSPAYVYMFIEALADGGVREGLPRDKAYRMAAQAVLGSAKMVLETGIHPGQLKDQVCSPGGSTIEAVGVLEDKGFRSAVMEALRVCARKSGQLSES; encoded by the coding sequence ATGAATGTAGGTTTTATAGGTTCCGGGAATATGGCCACTGCTATAGTAGGCGGTCTTCTTAATACAGGTATGGTAAGGGGTGGAGAGGTATTTGTCTCTGATGCATCCGCAAAGGCTCTGGAGCGTATCTCTGCCCGTTTTGAAGGTATAAATACCAGCACTGATAATCTGGAAAATATTGCTGAGCTTGATTATCTCTTCCTTGCAGTAAAGCCTCATATCTATGAGCCTGTCATCAGACAGATTAGAGAAAAAGTTCTGGAAAAAACTGTGGTTATAACCATTGCCGCAGGGAAGAGTCGAGCACAGGTTCTCGGCCTTTTCGAACGTGAAATAAAACTGGTAAGAACCATGCCCAATACTCCGGCTCTTGTGGGAGAAGGTATGACGGCTGTCTGTCCCACGGATAATCTTTCTTCGCAGGAAGTAGAATCAGTGCTCTCTCTCCTGGGGGCATATGGTAAGGCAGAGTTGCTGGAGGAACGTCTTTTTGACGGCTATACCGCCATGTGCGGCTCCAGTCCCGCCTACGTATATATGTTTATAGAAGCCCTTGCAGACGGAGGGGTTCGTGAAGGACTGCCCCGGGATAAGGCCTACAGAATGGCTGCCCAGGCAGTACTCGGCTCTGCAAAGATGGTGCTGGAAACCGGTATACACCCCGGACAGCTGAAAGACCAGGTCTGTTCCCCTGGTGGATCAACTATTGAGGCCGTAGGAGTCCTTGAAGATAAAGGGTTCCGATCTGCTGTAATGGAAGCTTTAAGAGTCTGTGCCCGAAAATCCGGACAGTTATCCGAGAGCTGA
- the ptsP gene encoding phosphoenolpyruvate--protein phosphotransferase yields the protein MTKDNVELICNIGELSDLFREKSDVRGFLQRVVKTVSEHMKADVCSIYLYDEYLDRLILEATEGLNQDLIGKLILTPGEGLVGTAMKELRSILEKNGQENPQFKAVPGSGEEPYQAFLAVPILRGLTRIGVLVLQHHQSGYFNKNDMMAFKAIASQLAATLENAKLLMGVTKKPGAPKKEENVSFIRGQAIVGGIGIGNAYVIESGKKDQFYNGLPQSCIDASEEDFANALTQSEEQLQELQAEMEEKLSDVGSLIFSTHLLMLRDSSFVGKMEDDIKAGTQPCDAIVSRVEYFIKIFSESENPRLQEKVQDIRDLGHRLLRNLAGESQDSGDYSGQILIARELLPSELVKITAQHVEGLVLYSQGASAHITILAKSLGVPLVYSDDKRLFSIDSGTSLILDGLEGTLLINPNDDSLKQFRTLKKDYELTEGREDQVKDETYSLDNERIYLRATINLISDIKTAVKMKAEGIGLYRSEFPFLIRNSFPSEEEQYLVYKKIFDGMDHSLITLRALDIGGDKILSYVPDSEEENPFLGLRAIRFLLENKKIFVGQLKAMLRAGQGRKFRIMFPLISSLDDFRQARRMVEKSIEFLKRDGFECDTIPELGVMIELPSAVIMAEDLAREADFISVGSNDLVQYLLGVDRTNEKVSGLYDARHPAVLRTIALIAEAAEKENCSLSICGNMAFNKEMVYFLVGAGIRNLSMPPVQIPGIQKFLNAVDIKKAEQDFRILLSMNSLEDIHTHLESAVSEMIL from the coding sequence TTGACCAAAGATAATGTTGAACTGATATGTAATATAGGTGAATTGTCAGATCTCTTTCGTGAAAAAAGCGATGTAAGGGGATTTCTACAGAGGGTCGTGAAGACCGTTTCCGAGCATATGAAGGCCGATGTCTGTTCAATATATCTGTATGATGAGTATCTGGATCGTCTTATCCTTGAGGCTACAGAAGGACTTAATCAGGATCTGATCGGTAAACTGATCCTGACCCCCGGAGAAGGACTGGTTGGAACAGCCATGAAAGAGCTGCGTTCTATTCTGGAAAAGAACGGTCAGGAGAATCCTCAGTTCAAGGCCGTCCCGGGAAGCGGCGAAGAGCCTTATCAGGCCTTTCTTGCAGTGCCTATTCTCAGAGGACTTACGCGGATAGGGGTTCTGGTCCTGCAGCATCATCAATCGGGTTATTTTAATAAAAACGATATGATGGCCTTTAAAGCGATCGCGTCTCAGCTGGCTGCAACACTTGAAAATGCAAAACTCCTTATGGGGGTAACAAAGAAGCCGGGGGCCCCGAAAAAGGAAGAGAATGTCTCTTTTATCAGGGGACAGGCCATCGTAGGCGGCATCGGTATAGGAAATGCCTATGTCATCGAGAGCGGAAAAAAAGATCAGTTTTACAATGGACTTCCCCAGAGCTGTATTGATGCCTCGGAGGAAGATTTTGCCAACGCTCTGACACAGTCAGAAGAGCAGCTTCAGGAACTGCAGGCAGAAATGGAGGAGAAGCTTTCGGATGTGGGTTCCCTTATTTTCAGCACCCACCTTCTGATGCTTCGTGATTCAAGCTTTGTAGGCAAAATGGAGGATGATATCAAAGCAGGAACACAGCCCTGTGATGCTATTGTCTCACGTGTAGAATATTTTATTAAAATATTTTCCGAGAGTGAAAATCCACGGCTTCAGGAAAAGGTTCAGGATATTAGAGATCTTGGTCACAGACTGCTGCGTAATCTTGCCGGGGAGTCTCAGGATTCGGGGGATTATTCGGGTCAGATTCTGATAGCCCGGGAACTTCTTCCATCAGAACTCGTTAAGATTACCGCTCAGCATGTTGAAGGACTTGTCCTGTACAGTCAGGGCGCGTCTGCTCATATTACCATTCTGGCGAAATCTCTGGGTGTGCCCCTTGTTTATTCGGATGATAAAAGGCTCTTCTCAATTGATTCGGGAACATCCCTAATTCTGGATGGTCTGGAAGGAACCCTGCTGATCAATCCAAATGATGACAGTCTTAAACAGTTTCGAACCCTTAAGAAAGACTATGAACTGACTGAGGGCAGGGAAGACCAGGTAAAAGATGAGACATACAGTCTTGATAATGAGAGAATATATCTACGGGCGACAATCAACCTGATCAGCGATATTAAAACAGCGGTCAAGATGAAGGCCGAAGGGATCGGCCTGTATCGCTCGGAATTTCCCTTTCTTATAAGAAACAGCTTTCCCAGTGAGGAAGAACAGTATCTGGTATATAAGAAGATCTTTGACGGCATGGATCACTCACTTATTACATTGAGAGCTCTTGATATCGGCGGAGATAAGATTCTCTCCTATGTCCCCGATTCGGAAGAGGAGAACCCCTTTCTCGGACTCCGGGCTATCCGTTTTCTACTTGAGAATAAGAAGATATTTGTAGGTCAGCTGAAGGCCATGCTTCGGGCGGGGCAGGGCCGAAAATTCCGTATTATGTTTCCTCTGATTTCCTCTCTTGATGATTTCAGACAGGCAAGACGAATGGTTGAGAAAAGTATAGAATTTCTCAAACGGGATGGATTTGAATGTGATACTATCCCTGAGCTTGGTGTTATGATCGAGCTTCCTTCGGCTGTGATAATGGCTGAAGATCTGGCAAGAGAAGCAGATTTTATCTCTGTAGGGTCAAATGATCTGGTACAGTATCTGCTTGGAGTGGACAGGACCAATGAGAAGGTCTCCGGTCTGTATGATGCCAGACATCCTGCTGTATTAAGGACAATCGCCCTTATTGCTGAAGCGGCTGAAAAGGAGAACTGTTCTCTCAGTATCTGTGGAAACATGGCTTTTAACAAAGAAATGGTCTATTTTCTGGTGGGTGCAGGTATCAGGAATCTATCAATGCCTCCGGTTCAGATTCCAGGGATACAGAAATTTCTCAATGCTGTGGATATAAAGAAAGCTGAACAGGACTTCCGTATACTTCTGAGTATGAATTCTCTGGAAGATATTCATACTCATCTGGAGTCTGCTGTTTCTGAAATGATTCTCTAG
- the xylA gene encoding xylose isomerase — MSQVFTGDKEYFKGIGKIPFEGKGSDNPLAFKFYDENKKVLGKTMKDHLRFGIAYWHSFCADGGDPFGNSTLIHPWAQADGMDKARNKADAAFEFISKLGAPYYCFHDVDASPEGANLNEYVSNLQAVTKMLKERQDATGIKLLWNTANLFSNPRYMNGASTNPDFNVLAYGSAQVKACLETNVELGGEGYTFWGGREGYMSLFNTNMKREKDHLAQFLIAARDYGRKIGFKGKFYIEPKPMEPSKHQYDYDAETVINFIKANGLENDFATNIEANHATLAGHSFEHDVQISAEYGLLGSIDANRGDMQNGWDTDQFPCSVYESTEIMRIILGMGGFTTGGLNFDAKIRRNSTDMEDLFVAHVGGMDTFALGLEMAAKIQEDGKMDKMKADRYNSFDSGKGKEFEDGKLSLEDLAKLAHENGEPATISGKQELYENIVNQLLFSQG; from the coding sequence ATGAGTCAGGTTTTTACAGGAGATAAAGAGTATTTCAAGGGCATCGGAAAAATTCCTTTCGAAGGTAAAGGGTCCGATAATCCCCTGGCATTCAAATTCTATGATGAGAATAAAAAAGTTCTCGGCAAGACAATGAAGGATCATCTGAGATTCGGTATTGCCTACTGGCACAGCTTCTGTGCAGACGGGGGCGACCCCTTTGGTAATTCTACATTGATTCACCCCTGGGCACAGGCCGACGGTATGGACAAAGCCAGAAATAAAGCGGATGCCGCGTTTGAATTCATTTCAAAACTAGGTGCTCCCTACTACTGTTTCCATGATGTGGATGCTTCTCCCGAAGGTGCAAACCTAAATGAGTATGTAAGCAATCTGCAGGCAGTAACCAAAATGCTGAAAGAGAGACAGGATGCAACAGGTATCAAACTGCTGTGGAACACGGCAAACCTGTTCTCAAATCCCCGTTATATGAACGGTGCCTCCACTAACCCCGACTTTAATGTTCTAGCCTATGGATCAGCTCAGGTAAAAGCCTGTCTGGAAACCAATGTGGAACTCGGTGGTGAAGGTTATACATTCTGGGGTGGAAGAGAAGGCTATATGTCTTTGTTCAATACCAATATGAAAAGAGAAAAAGATCACCTGGCTCAGTTTCTAATTGCTGCCCGTGATTATGGAAGAAAAATTGGATTCAAGGGTAAGTTCTATATCGAACCCAAGCCCATGGAACCTTCAAAACATCAGTATGACTACGATGCGGAAACCGTAATCAATTTCATTAAGGCCAATGGTCTTGAAAATGATTTCGCCACAAATATTGAAGCCAACCATGCCACATTGGCTGGCCACTCCTTTGAGCATGATGTACAGATATCTGCTGAATATGGATTGCTGGGAAGCATTGACGCCAACCGTGGTGATATGCAGAACGGATGGGACACAGACCAGTTCCCCTGTAGTGTTTATGAATCTACTGAAATAATGAGAATCATCCTTGGAATGGGTGGATTTACAACAGGCGGTCTGAACTTTGATGCCAAGATCAGAAGAAACTCTACCGATATGGAAGATCTGTTTGTTGCGCATGTCGGCGGAATGGATACCTTTGCTCTCGGTCTGGAAATGGCTGCAAAGATCCAGGAAGACGGTAAAATGGATAAGATGAAAGCAGATCGTTACAACTCCTTCGATTCCGGTAAGGGAAAGGAGTTCGAAGACGGAAAGCTCAGTCTGGAAGATCTTGCCAAACTGGCACATGAAAATGGAGAGCCCGCAACCATCAGCGGTAAGCAGGAACTCTATGAAAATATAGTTAACCAGTTACTCTTCAGCCAGGGCTGA